AGCTGACCGTGTTGTGGCAACTCTATTCGATTCGAGAATGGGCAAAATCATTTCACCGGTGTTACAATTCCTTGGAACAGATAAATCCAACGCATCAAGCGCTACATTCGACTGATCGATTTGACCATTGCTGGCGGAATTTACGACACCTAAATTGATagtattttgtaatttaatcaTAATGTACACATCTTTTGTTGATCTGTATGAACTTACCCTGAAATGATGGTGAAGCACCATTTTCTTCATCAATACCAATGAAATGATCGGTGATAGGAgtgtgaatttgatttttaaagtttttcaacttttccagaaaaaaagtATATTGGCCGGTTGCCATTGTCGAAACCAAAGTGTTAATTTCCTTTGTGATGGACGCAGCGGCCCTGTATCTATCTTTCTCTTCAGGTATACGAACTTTTTGGACGTAAATGGGAACTGTTACGGGAATGTGTATGTTCATTTGTAGCGCTGGATGAGATGCATTGTAATACTGAGCAGTCCACCTTGGCGCACATAATTCGGGAGCAAACAATTCCATTCCAATTTCTTTGCGAAAACGCAATATATGGCGACATGGCAAAACCATgctcaaatgaaatttacagGAACATTTTGAGCTTGTTACTGTACGTCCTGAGATGGTTATTCCAGAGTCGGTGTCACAAGAGGTAAAATTCACAATTTCCATCTGGCCGAACTCCaattgtatttttgaaaatacgaATGGTGTTAAGAATTGGTGATAATTCAATAGATTCGCATCCTGGAACCTGATTCGTTCAACACGCATGTCTTGTCGCAATACTTTAATGTCCTTTTCTCACGCTAACACTGACACTGaagttgaaacattttcaaaaaatgtcaaCAGATTTGAATTACGAGTTCCAACGGTTTTGATTTTATGGTTCATGCTCTCACTTCTGTTATTCGTATTGTTTAAGAAGTTTGCATACTGGTTCAGACCACACAATGTCCACTCGTCCTTTATACTATGCCAATTCGTGTTGTAGGATTCCGTAACACTTTCGATGTTAAGTTGACACAGTTTCTCATATTGTTCGTCGTAATAGTCGTAAGAACTCGCATAACATAACCGTTGTAAAATTTCCAACGCTTTCTGCCTTTCATCTTTCGTTATGCCTCTCTTTGCACTTATTTCACGATTGAATGTCCTCAGAACGTGGAACAAGCAAATTTGCAACGCAACACCAATGAACTTTTCTTTGTAAACAATTCGATCGGCGAAATCCTTGTCTCCGATGACGCACTTAATTTTTGTCCAGTTCGGATTTATCTCTTTGAAACTATCTAATACGAATTCTATTACGACTCGTGATTCGCTTTTGCAGATGGCAAGCGCTACGATTTCAGTTGTTCCATTAGCATCAACAACGGATTGAACAAATAAAGGCATTTCACGCTCGTTCATTTTGTATGTTGCATCATACAGCACTAACTCTGGATATTTATCAAATATCGATGCCATTCTTGTGtcttgaaaaaatatgcaCACGAGTTCATCGTTTTCGTCTCTAAGCACACGAACATTTGCACCGGGAACTTTCAGCATGCTACACAACAACTTTTCAAGCTCACTTTCTCCAGGAATAACCTTTTCCTTATCGATGCGTTTTGCGGTCTGCAAGTTATGtattgattttaataaaatcggtGCTTGATTGCcatgtttttttctctcttccaTCAGTTGattcttaattttgaatttcttgcCATTAGCCTCAAGTGACGTTGAAgctaaatttatttcttctttGGACAAGCGGACGTTCTCGGGATAGTGTAGGAATGTTTGCTGATTTAATTGGTGGTTTTCGTGGACTTCATTCATACTTGTCACTTTCAGTTTATCTCCTTTGAAAACGATATTGATCTGTgcgaatgaatgaaaattttgtcgatACAATCATGTAATCTATTTGTTGGGCGGGTTTTTGTTCGTAAATTGAATATAAGTTCATGAAACTCACCCTCATAGGACAGTTTTTCTTAAATGTTGATGACTTTCGCACCCCCTTGCTCTCAGAAGGACGTTCTCTTCCAGCTTTACATTGCAAAGATAGTCGACTGTAAATGAGTTTCCTCACTATTTCGCCTTCACCTTTTAACAAATGTGTATCGCGACGGACTAAAACAACATTATTAGCACATTCATACGCTTCTTTCACTTGCAATAGTTCTCCGAAACTGTTAAATTCTTGATTAACAACAAATGCCATTATTGTAGAAATGTAACTGTTTCCAATATGGCTACATAAATTGTGAATGACATGCACAAACCGCACAAAATAGATTTCTAAAGAATCTAACAATGCAGAGTTTACAATAAAAAGTATGAATATCTGTATATGTGTCACGTTCACTTTTcttattattcaaattaaataattaaataggCACGAGATTAGCCACCTCGGACGGTCACAAAATGATGGAAGAGATTAGCCAGCCCTACTAGTACTGACTATTCGGACGGTCACAAAATGatggaataaaattttcgcGCGCGCGAAATTTTATTCCATCATTTTGTGACCGTCCGAATAGTCAGTACTAGTAGGGCTGGCTAATCGGGCGCACGTCCAAATAGTAAATACTAATGGAATTCACTATTCGGACGCGGCGTCCAAATAGTCAATGCTAATGGAATTCACTATTCGGACGCGGCGTCCAAATAGTAAATGCTAATGGAATTCACTATTCGGACGCGGCGTCCAAATAGTCAATGCTAATGGAATTCACTATTCGGACGCGGCGTCCAAATAGTAAATGCTAATGGAATTCACTATTCGGACGCGGCGTCCAAATAGTCAATGCTAATGGAATTCACTATTCGGACGCGCGTCCAAATAGCAGCAGCCTATTTTGTATAACTCTCTTTTCTTGATaaaagaaactaaattttgtcCAGTGACTAACAAAACTTCGTCAACCGAAACAGCTCTAAGCTTAGTACACTCGGATTCTTCTGAGTTCGGTCCAGATAGTAGATCAGATAAAGTTCCATGGACGTTACTCTATTAGAAAAGTATTATAGATTTCGGACATGTGATGAAACTCGccatataaatttaattatacgTTGCAccaatgcacttcaagcatgagtgatcatagtcagctgcaaaaaattctctattttacatgaaaatatgtttacagtgttttgtgttttatgaTACACTGGCCCGTTTCAGTACTTTATTTGgtgtaccactcatgcttgaagtgcgttggttggATTAATCATCTGTCAAAATAAGATAAGTTTAAACTGTTTAAGTCAAAATTAATGATGTAGCTTTACTCATAGAGGCTACAGTAAGAGGCAGTTatatttcagcatgaatttgcttcgcGTTTTTCAGCTATTCCACACATACAAAGAAAACTACTCCGACGACTTTATACGGTCATTACAACTACATCGCGTGGGCGTCTAGCTTCTTCAACtgtttaaacaattaaaaaccGAGGCGGAAACAATACTAGCGAATAATGGGACAGCGTTCGGGCGAATAAAGGGAAATGCAAGTAAATAATGGGGAAATAATAAGTTAATAATGGGCGAGTGGTCGAACAGTGGGACAAATAATAAGTTTCGTCATTCAACAGTTGACATACGTCATTAggtttctttttcatttctaCTTTAAACCTATTCCGCTTCAACATCATAATTCGTTCACTATCCGTATCATATGCGCTATGAGATTGAATTAAGGATCCACTGGAATACCAATATCTCGAACCTCCTGTTTACGTTCGATGACTTCACATTTTATCAACCAACTTGCATCAGTAATTTTACACCATCCGCGAACAAAATTGGAAGTGCAAGCGCCACACACTCAGTTATGTGATTGACACCAATTAATAACAACGTCCGAGGATACTACCAGCTGGAACACCTAAGGTCATTGTATAAGTTCTCGATTTGATGTAGCCAATTACCACATAAAAATGCCGTTCACTGACAAATTCAATTAGCCGCAATGCCGTTCATCTTGTCGTTGAgatcgtttgcgtcaagtttcAGATAGTGGTGAggtgaattcgattccataCCCTTCGTATGACGATtgcaacattacaaaaatgaattcacctggggatccgtaatttctctgatccgatGAGGGTTTGCATCACCTTGAATGTATATAAACACTTTGAACTAGATTATGCCAGTGACTGCATGTCCAGTCCATGAGTAATATTGCGCTTAGAcatctgtcaaatatttttaatggagttaaagcacggcagagtaaaataaaccaggcaggagcggttcattttcgaaacgtcaaataagggacctaatacactgtatgaaaatgaactgaaatgaacactgacataaattgaaaaattttgttcgcaaaaaatattgggctgctagattattcaggtcccttgtcaaatcagcgctcctgcctggttaactttactctgtcgtgagtTTAAGGAGTTTAATTCACGCCGTCAGTGtgcttaaaatttgaattgcaagtaaacgattcgatgaaaaaatgaatccaaaattaaaatgacgctgcgttagaaagtCAATTGCATAGTTTCAGGATTGCTTTAAGACATGCTTGGCTTACCCTCGGGCTTACCTGACTTGTATGGCTGGAGGAATTTTGAATTGCTATTTTAATGTAATTCATGCTACATTCTACAGATGACTACATCATGTAGgaaaattttttagattttgctTTTGACGCAAATAGTTACGGAACATTGACGTTCGCAAATCCAGATCTACTAATGTTTTTCAAGTTATAAACAGGTGTTGCCTGTGCGTATTTCAAATAGCGCCGGcggattattattttatttattcagctTTCTTAACCACTCGATTATAAACGgtctttgttgatttttcaaatatttcccTCCATTTAAGCTTGTTATCTACGTACATCATGagcaaatatttcaatgtGTTGTGTTACACGTTTTTGATTATGACaaccatttcaatttaatacaCATATGTTTTCTAACAGaaccaaatcaattttatttaatagaTTGTaggtaaaatcatttttcaggTATGTGCGCTGCGAAGATTCTATTATTGGCCTCTCAAATGCGTTAAGAAAATGGCATATTTCCTCTCATTCTGCGAATGGTGAATTCAGAagcgaaaatttttatttattttatgattatttgTTACAGTCGGCAACTTTGAAACAAGTGCCTTATTTCGTTTAAACTGcatttcagctggtccattatataaaaccaaaattcatATAAAGGTGGAATTGTTACACACATGTGGTAGAGGTTAAAAGAAAGAAGTCACACTGtaacatttgtttttcttggttttttgtGGACAAACCcgaattttcgcaaaaagttACATCTGAAAAGCGCAGTGTTTTCCTCACTGGGGAAAGAGTTACTTTTTCTAGGTGAAATTTACtggaatttatcaaaaattaatccAATCATGAACACTCAAATATTCCGCCGTATTATCAATCTCTTATTCTTATAAGTTCACTTGGTTCCACACATTCACATATGTGTATGAGACTATGAGTCATAAGATATAAATGTGTGGAACAACGTGGACAAAAAAAGGATAATGGCACTACGGCAGCGTAATGTGTTCATTGTTCGTTCAAACAGatcactgtaaaaaaatccataaaaaatagtactttgtttgacagctgtcactacGATCAGTCATGCTGATAGTGCGCTGACTCTCataacattcaaaattcacgaaaatattaattgcTTACTACGTCGTAAAAGAAACCAAATGTATAAAAACGAGTGTATGAAGAAGGTAGTATTTTTGCGAAACGTGTTTTGGAGTCaagttgaagaaaatcgactcaaaatgtcaaattcattgaaagaaaaatctaaCTATCATCAAAGTCTGTGCTAGAATTGAGTGCTACCGAATGGTTGAGTCTATAAATCGTCAGAAACAACTAGAAGGTTGATTTAAGCTGGCAACATCTTCTACTGGTAAAAAATACCTTATTTCTATAGACTCCACTAGAATGTCGAATACAAACTGGACACAGTCAGTAAGATCTTAGATCCATTATTTATTAACTATCAGTCTCAAAACTACATTTAACTGACCTACAAATCATTCTAAATAACAAAATCTTTCGGATATGAGAATGGCTCTACCGTTAACAGCTTTGATAAAggcaaaaaatattattgagaaatgtggcgaaaaaagtcTGTGTCCCGATCATTCATCGTTGAACCATTCGAGTGGTGAGGTCTTTTCAAAGAGTGCTGCGATGATtcgattcatatttttatcaattttatttcgggCAACGATTGGTCAGTCTTTGTAAGTTTTTACCTGTTTTTCTATGATGATGATTTTAAAAAGTTAAAGGCTAAGCGAAAGTGATgagtttaatttaaattttaaattttaaataaaatgtgaaaacttaaaattagtgAACGTTAGATGTTAGACCTCTAACATctataccctctctagcaaacaaaccaGGAAAATTAGGGTGGTAAAACTGTGCAGTGTAGctgtcatagaaaattttacacttttaaaaattaattaaatgaaataagaGCAGCGACAGCGatgttattttttgtgttgaaaatattacgtcACCTGTCACCATTTCGGTGTTCGAAAGTGAATAATTTGTGATCGTGATGTCCTTTTTTGGGTGTTGCTCCCGTCATTTTGGTGtgcaaaaacgaaataaaatttaaaatttatgtttttcctGTGATGCCGATTTTGCTTAGAAAAAGCGCggcattacaaaaaaaaagtcagtgtcaaatttgtcaaagtaaggtggtattttgactgcattaaaacgaagtttggttgctagagagaaCGAATGAATGCATAGCTTGGTAAATAAAGTGATGGTGTAGTGAAATAAATGTCTTTACTTTAAAAATCGTTCACACTCGATCACTTATAGATTTCATTAACTtataacatttatttataacaACGCACTTAACGCGATCAtggtcgacagctgccaagtGTTTTACAATGTGTGACatactgtcaagtttcagtaccctatttagagtaccaccacagctctgcttctagcattaaaataagaaatattcggaggcttaTGAAATCAAAATAGGCCttgaaaatttggaggctttttgacgttggaaaaatgagtgttcgtgctcatgcttgaagtgcgttgctcgGAATCGTGTTAGGTTGTTTTCAACCTGAAGCCAGACTATTTGATAAGGGTTTATTtttaacctgacctgaaatctGCTTCGATCTAAGTAATAATGGCAGGTTTTCAGGTTATACttgatttttatgtaaaattttccatttaagaGGAATCTAGACGTGgttaaattgttgcctacatttgggggaatattattattattttgatgataattttggactcgcattctttttggaaaaagtttggtgttaaaattttgtgccaatTTTCGTGAACAAAGCCAAAACGATGGTCCTACTTTTTCCAGAAAGTACATTATATTTCGCACCAATTTATTCTACAATTTAGCGTTACATTGATTCGTCTTAAATTTCTAACTAATATTTACCTCAAGTGAGGTTAGATCAGGTCACGTTAGGTCAACGGAAATCAGATCAATCTAAAGTAATTTTAATGTGAGACCCAAACACGATTAGAATCTTTTTTGGGTTGACTGTTTCAGGTTCAGTTTAGGTCAAAATCAGCCGGTTTCAAGTcttagaaaaatgaaacttgatatttttattaatggCATACAGGGAACGTCAGTGATTTTTTAGCTAGTCTAGCTAGCTTAGCTAGAACAGAACTGCTCGTACGTCCTTATAGGATTTTACTACCAGTACAAACAAGTAAAATCTGAAGAGCAGCCGAAGTAAGTACTGTGGAAAAatctaattattttaaaatgtttttcaattaaGCCATTGCCGATTTATTCAACACGCCTACGACAAAGCCGTTCAAAACTCGGAATTTCTAGGAGCAAATGATAGTGACCTAAAGCGCGTGCGCAGTGATGATGTTTGTcgttaaattacattttagaagaacatttcaaagaaaatctaatttttagaTCGGAAATAATTACTTTGCACAACAACCCACACCTCCAGATGCAGACGTCGACTTTAATCGAACTACAACGCTTTTAATGGCCGGGCAGCTCCTTTCTTCAATTGGTGGACGAAACACTCTGAATCGACTCGCATCCTGCATACCGCTTGACAAACGTTGTAGCACAATGCCAATGGAAAAACCTCCGACAGATCCTCGgtaaatcattttaatttgacgaGATGAAATGTACGATATTCAACTTTAAAACAGATTTCGTACCATCACTGGAGCTTGGAACAACTTAAAAAATCCAAAGTGGGGAAAATCGTACACTCCATACGGTCATTTGCTAACCGCCAATTTCGCCGATGGTATTTCGGAAATAAGAAAGTCCGTCGTAGGACAGGCAGACTTACCTGGAGCAAGAGTGGCAACAAATGCAATCAATAAAGATCCGTTCAAATGTACTCCCGATTTTCCGGCCAATCTGTTGTCCGTTATGTTTGGCCAATTAATGGCGCACGATCATGGAATGAGACAAATGTACCAGTCAAGTGCGAATGACGACGATGCACTAGGAGGGCTAACATTAAACGAActcttttattgaatttacagAAGAAGGAGGTCCAACGAGAACTTGCTGTAATGAAGATTACTCTGCGGCATTATCGCCACAACCATTTGGATGTCACGCAATAGAATATCCAGAAAACGATCCGTTTTTGAGTGATGCTTCACCGAACTGCAATATTAGATGCATGAATTACATTCGTTCGCAAGCGACATTCTCAAATGATTGCAGAGTCGGTTCATTTCAAGCAGTAAGTTAACACAGAATAGAACTGACGATCATTTGATTATCATAGTTATGGCGTATTAGTGAGTCATCTTTTGTCAAAAAATAACGTGAATGTGGCTGGAACgcacttcaaacaaaagaGCTTCgattgacagctgtcaaatagagtacttttatgtattaaagtttttttttcagatttttcaaaGTGGCAAAGTACTgtccactcatgcttgaagtgcgttggcatTTGCAAAGCAAAAATGGAATGTCGATTCGTTTTTAGATAGAGGGTCGTGAGTTAGAAAACTCGTGTTTCACATTTTGttctaattttcattgtacgaTCAAATCGAACATTGAAAATGAcgaacaataaataattgtcATGCAACGAGTTCAAATGTGTGCACGAGTATAAATGAGAATGAATCCATCTTTGTGGAACGAATAAAATGACTTTTATCTATGCACATGTTAAGCGAATCATGTGAAAAATGTGACTGTATTTTCTATGAGAAGGTCTGTTACATTTTTCTCATGATTCGCTCAACATGCACATGACAAGTATGAAGATAATGCTAGCATCCTTATATTTATTGAGTGTATTTTAGCTGCTGCCTGTTCGCGCGTGACAAATCTTAACGGTTTGGTTGTCGGTACAGCCCGAAAAGCGCTACGCCCGTATACGCcataacaatgaaaattcattgttattttggaaataatttcaattttgtttattttcaaataatttgttaaaataaatgcgCCAGTATGCATTACAGttctaaggagctacaacAGTTAAACATAAACAGttaaattggtaaaatttgtACAAGCAATACTCTCTTTAGCAAAAAAACTATtagctctctgtgtcaaattcctttatattctacaaacactattctacattttattcaaaaagaatacaccttaataaaagtagtttgtttgctagatagAGTGTTGGTACAAGGGAACTAGATAACATAGACAGTTAGTAAGGTAATGATAGCAAGCTTAAATCCacacattaaatttaataaacagACAGAAGTTAGGACTAGCTCTTTTATTCGATCGTGAACGAAACACAGTTAATTTAAATCAAGTCGCGTCAGCAAATACCCTTTCAATGAacgacaaaattgattataGTCCGGGTTCTTATGCCATCCTGCTCGATTCAgaacttttttgatttttgacgaTTGGATATGATTGGAAGGCCAGCCTTTCctgactatttttttttttttggtgcttTGAACCGGTAGAACTGGTTTTAGTGTAAAACTTAAACGTGAAATATCTCGGTCAAAACTGAATATTTGTTTATGTCTATGTCTATGTTTATGTTTAATCTAAAAGGTTGGCTCAATACCTAAAATCgctagaacattttttttttttgaaaatttaaagttcaGTGAGTTATTTTGGGTTCCCTGAAAAGTGTACCGGAAAAACCGCTAACTTTGAACTCAGTTTCCCTGGCcagttttaaataaaatttgacgtTAGGCCGCGTTGGaaaattggtgaaattttatgtttacgTTAAATCTTATTGAAGCTCACTTTATCCTTGAGTTGCGTTGGAAGCAAGATGGACACTGAGGAGTGATGagattttaggaactgacctctggaGAGCTTCAACCATCCTTAAAAGCAAAATGCGgtcgaaaaaaaactgattgaAGCTCACTTTATCCTTGAGTTCTAGCGTTGGGAGCAAGATTGACACTGAGAGTGCAAAAAACATTCGAAAAGTTCAggtaatttctcattttatttagAGAAAAACGTCTGTGGAAAGGGTGTGCTTCATAACGGTATATCTCATGTTCTTCTGATACGTACAAGCTCGGCCAACTAGATCTGAAAGTCACCAGTTCCAACGCGCCCCCTAACGTCAAATTTTATCTAGTACTGGCCAGGGAAATTGAGTTCAAAGTTAAAGGTTTTTCCGGTACACTCTTCAGGAAATCCAGGATAACTCATTGAACTTTAAattctccaaaaaaaaattgttctagcGATTTTAAGTATTGAGCTAAAATTTCAGATTCTGGTCcaaccataaaaaaatattcaatttttgaccgagatatttcacttttaagtTTTACACTAAAACCGGTATTTACCGgttcaaaacacaaaaaaaaaatagttagGAAAATCTTGCCCTCCAATCATATCCAATCGTCAACaatcaaaaaagttttgaatcgAGCAGAACGctttttttcgacataagaAACGATTTAATATGTCGGACCAGCATTAAGCAGGcatagaggtgtgcgccgatcttaaaataatcggcggcggtgcgccgactggtaagggatcggcggtGGCGCGCCGagagaaatttatagtcggcggcgg
Above is a genomic segment from Bradysia coprophila strain Holo2 unplaced genomic scaffold, BU_Bcop_v1 contig_24, whole genome shotgun sequence containing:
- the LOC119078183 gene encoding zinc finger SWIM domain-containing protein 3-like — its product is MAFVVNQEFNSFGELLQVKEAYECANNVVLVRRDTHLLKGEGEIVRKLIYSRLSLQCKAGRERPSESKGVRKSSTFKKNCPMRINIVFKGDKLKVTSMNEVHENHQLNQQTFLHYPENVRLSKEEINLASTSLEANGKKFKIKNQLMEERKKHGNQAPILLKSIHNLQTAKRIDKEKVIPGESELEKLLCSMLKVPGANVRVLRDENDELVCIFFQDTRMASIFDKYPELVLYDATYKMNEREMPLFVQSVVDANGTTEIVALAICKSESRVVIEFVLDSFKEINPNWTKIKCVIGDKDFADRIVYKEKFIGVALQICLFHVLRTFNREISAKRGITKDERQKALEILQRLCYASSYDYYDEQYEKLCQLNIESVTESYNTNWHSIKDEWTLCGLNQYANFLNNTNNRSESMNHKIKTVGTRNSNLLTFFENVSTSVSVLA